The Sporosarcina luteola genome contains a region encoding:
- a CDS encoding 3-ketoacyl-ACP reductase, with protein MQNITGKNAIITGAGRGIGRATAIAFAKEGIHLGLIGKTEANLDKVAEELREFGVNVSIAAADVADNESVIAAVEHIKSELGPIDILINNAGIGKFGKFLELTPEEFKNIIDVNLMGMYYVTRAVLPEMIERQTGDIINVSSTAGQKGAPVTSAYSASKFGVLGLTESLMLEVRKHNIRVTALTPSTVATDLAFEENLTDGNPDKVLQPEDLAELMVAQLKLHPRVLLKSAGLWSTNP; from the coding sequence ATGCAAAACATAACTGGAAAGAATGCGATCATTACGGGAGCTGGACGCGGTATTGGCCGGGCGACGGCAATCGCCTTTGCGAAGGAAGGCATCCATTTAGGACTTATCGGGAAAACCGAAGCGAATCTTGATAAGGTCGCCGAAGAGCTTCGCGAATTTGGCGTCAACGTTTCTATCGCTGCTGCGGACGTGGCGGACAATGAATCTGTAATTGCCGCTGTCGAGCATATCAAATCGGAACTCGGCCCAATCGACATCCTCATCAACAACGCCGGTATCGGCAAATTCGGCAAGTTCCTTGAGCTTACTCCGGAAGAATTCAAAAACATTATTGACGTTAACCTAATGGGCATGTACTACGTTACACGCGCAGTGCTGCCGGAAATGATTGAGCGTCAAACAGGTGATATCATCAATGTCTCTTCAACTGCCGGACAAAAAGGTGCTCCTGTTACGAGTGCATACAGCGCCTCAAAATTCGGCGTGCTGGGTCTGACGGAATCACTCATGTTGGAAGTGAGAAAGCACAACATTCGCGTCACTGCCTTAACGCCGAGCACAGTGGCAACAGACTTGGCATTCGAAGAGAATCTCACTGACGGCAATCCGGATAAAGTACTGCAGCCTGAAGACCTTGCTGAATTGATGGTCGCACAGCTGAAACTGCACCCACGCGTCCTCTTAAAATCGGCTGGCCTATGGTCGACAAATCCTTAA